A stretch of the Notamacropus eugenii isolate mMacEug1 chromosome 2, mMacEug1.pri_v2, whole genome shotgun sequence genome encodes the following:
- the HEY2 gene encoding hairy/enhancer-of-split related with YRPW motif protein 2 isoform X1, with protein MCLGVSTTSLHRAEKCGNTRHGVDPTAPFPARSSQGPELALCIPRVPKMKRPCEETTSDSDMDETIDVGSENNYSGQSTGSVIRSNSPTTTSQIMARKKRRGIIEKRRRDRINNSLSELRRLVPTAFEKQGSAKLEKAEILQMTVDHLKMLQATGGKSYFDAHALAMDFMSIGFRECLTEVARYLSSVEGLDTSDPLRVRLVSHLSTCASQREAAAMTSSMAHHHHHPLHPHHWTAAFHHLPTALLQQNGLHASETTPCRLSTASEVPPPSHGSALLTATFAHADSALRMPSTGSVAPCVPPLSTSLLSLSATVHAAAAAATAAAHSFPLSFAGAFPMLPPNAAAAAVAAATAISPPLSVSATSSPQQTGSGTNSKPYRPWGTEVGAF; from the exons ATGTG TCTCGGCGTCAGCACAACTTCCCTACATCGAGCTGAGAAATGCGGTAACACTCGCCACGGGGTCGACCCAACTGCGCCTTTCCCCGCCCGCAGCTCCCAGGGACCGGAG CTGGCCTTGTGCATCCCCCGGGTTCCCAAGATGAAGCGACCTTGTGAGGAAACTACCTCAGACAGCGACATGGATGAGACGATAGACGTGGGAAGCGAAAACAATTACTCGGG GCAAAGTACAGGCTCTGTGATTCGATCAAATTCTCCGACAACAACATCTCAGATTATggccagaaagaaaagaagaggg ATTATAGAGAAAAGGCGTCGTGATCGGATAAATAACAGTTTATCTGAGTTAAGAAGACTTGTGCCAACCgcttttgaaaaacaa ggGTCTGCAaaattggaaaaagcagaaatactacAAATGACAGTAGATCATTTGAAGATGCTTCAAGCAACAGGAGGTAAAA GTTATTTTGATGCCCATGCACTGGCCATGGATTTCATGAGCATTGGATTCCGAGAATGCTTAACTGAAGTTGCAAGGTATCTGAGCTCAGTGGAAGGTCTAGACACATCGGATCCCCTGAGAGTTCGCCTTGTTTCTCATCTCAGTACCTGTGCTTCTCAGAGGGAGGCAGCCGCCATGACTAGCTCCATGgcccaccaccatcatcaccctTTACATCCACATCATTGGACAGCTGCTTTTCATCATCTTCCTACAGCCTTGCTTCAACAAAATGGACTGCATGCCTCAGAAACCACGCCTTGTCGGCTGTCCACAGCATCAGAAGTGCCTCCCCCTTCCCACGGCTCAGCCCTTCTCACAGCCACTTTTGCTCATGCCGACTCTGCACTTCGAATGCCTTCCACGGGTAGCGTGGCTCCCTGTGTTCCGCCTCTCTCCACTTCTCTCCTGTCCCTCTCCGCCACCGtccatgctgctgctgcagcagccacagcagctgcTCACagcttccccctttcctttgccGGGGCATTCCCCATGCTCCCACCaaatgcagcagcagcagccgtaGCAGCTGCAACAGCCATCAGCCCACCTTTATCTGTGTCAGCAACTTCCAGTCCCCAGCAGACAGGCAGTGGAACAAACAGTAAACCTTACCGACCTTGGGGGACAGAAGTTGGAGCTTTTTAA
- the HEY2 gene encoding hairy/enhancer-of-split related with YRPW motif protein 2 isoform X2, whose amino-acid sequence MKRPCEETTSDSDMDETIDVGSENNYSGQSTGSVIRSNSPTTTSQIMARKKRRGIIEKRRRDRINNSLSELRRLVPTAFEKQGSAKLEKAEILQMTVDHLKMLQATGGKSYFDAHALAMDFMSIGFRECLTEVARYLSSVEGLDTSDPLRVRLVSHLSTCASQREAAAMTSSMAHHHHHPLHPHHWTAAFHHLPTALLQQNGLHASETTPCRLSTASEVPPPSHGSALLTATFAHADSALRMPSTGSVAPCVPPLSTSLLSLSATVHAAAAAATAAAHSFPLSFAGAFPMLPPNAAAAAVAAATAISPPLSVSATSSPQQTGSGTNSKPYRPWGTEVGAF is encoded by the exons ATGAAGCGACCTTGTGAGGAAACTACCTCAGACAGCGACATGGATGAGACGATAGACGTGGGAAGCGAAAACAATTACTCGGG GCAAAGTACAGGCTCTGTGATTCGATCAAATTCTCCGACAACAACATCTCAGATTATggccagaaagaaaagaagaggg ATTATAGAGAAAAGGCGTCGTGATCGGATAAATAACAGTTTATCTGAGTTAAGAAGACTTGTGCCAACCgcttttgaaaaacaa ggGTCTGCAaaattggaaaaagcagaaatactacAAATGACAGTAGATCATTTGAAGATGCTTCAAGCAACAGGAGGTAAAA GTTATTTTGATGCCCATGCACTGGCCATGGATTTCATGAGCATTGGATTCCGAGAATGCTTAACTGAAGTTGCAAGGTATCTGAGCTCAGTGGAAGGTCTAGACACATCGGATCCCCTGAGAGTTCGCCTTGTTTCTCATCTCAGTACCTGTGCTTCTCAGAGGGAGGCAGCCGCCATGACTAGCTCCATGgcccaccaccatcatcaccctTTACATCCACATCATTGGACAGCTGCTTTTCATCATCTTCCTACAGCCTTGCTTCAACAAAATGGACTGCATGCCTCAGAAACCACGCCTTGTCGGCTGTCCACAGCATCAGAAGTGCCTCCCCCTTCCCACGGCTCAGCCCTTCTCACAGCCACTTTTGCTCATGCCGACTCTGCACTTCGAATGCCTTCCACGGGTAGCGTGGCTCCCTGTGTTCCGCCTCTCTCCACTTCTCTCCTGTCCCTCTCCGCCACCGtccatgctgctgctgcagcagccacagcagctgcTCACagcttccccctttcctttgccGGGGCATTCCCCATGCTCCCACCaaatgcagcagcagcagccgtaGCAGCTGCAACAGCCATCAGCCCACCTTTATCTGTGTCAGCAACTTCCAGTCCCCAGCAGACAGGCAGTGGAACAAACAGTAAACCTTACCGACCTTGGGGGACAGAAGTTGGAGCTTTTTAA